DNA from Candidatus Cloacimonas acidaminovorans str. Evry:
TAGTTTCATTTTACTGGAGGATATCCATTCCCGAATTTCTTTCGGTTATACAGGAAATTTGTACCTCTTAAGTATGGATGGTGAAGATGACGATACTGCCTTGGGAATAGACCTGGGAGCTTTAGCTGTTTTGCATTCCAGAACCCATATTGCCTTTGCCGTTACCAATATTAATAAAGCCACAATGGGTGATGAAAATCAAATAGACCTGCCCAGTAAACTGGCTTTAGGAATTGCTTATATTCCTTATGAGAAAGTTACTACCTCTATAGAAGTGAAAAAGGACTTTGCCAAAGAAACGGAATTTATGGGTGGAGTGGAAGCTCATTTATTAGAACCCTTGGCAATTCGTTTCGGTGTCCATCAAAATCCCGCTACCTATAATGCCGGCTTAAGCATCTATATCCAGAATTTGGAAGTGGATTATTCCTTTACCTATCATAGTGTTTTGCCCGGAACACATTATTTTTCTTTGGGCTATAAATTCAAATGAGGGTGAGTATGAAATTCAAGAAATTAATTCCTACCTTTATCCCCTTTGCTTATGAATTGATCCATATTTATAAGCGAAATGCCAAACACGATCAAAATATCAGAAAAAAAGATCGGACAGCTGAAAAAATTGGTTCCCTGGAACATTTAATGGTTCGTCTGGAAAAAAAGGTTCAGCAAAACCGGGAAGTATACATCAAAAGCTTTAACAAAATAAGAATTTGGCTGGCAATCAATTCCATACTCCTGATAGCTATCCTCGTAAAACTGTTTATAGGATAGAACAAAAAATGAAGAATGATGAATGAAAAGCAGCGGAAAGCTATAAATAACTCTCTATGATTTAGACAATTACAGGGTTTTTAGGAGATAAAAAATTTCCCGATTTCACGGGGCATTATTGGAATTGCCTAATTGCTTGCTACATAGTCAATTCTCTAACGACCAAGTAACACTTCCCTAACACTGCAGTAGTTTCGTTACGGAGTTGTTACTTAAATGTTACCTGGTCATAACAGGTTAAAGCAAGAAATAAGCATTGGAAGAGAAATATTTGGTAAATTGCCGATTATGCTTATAATTTCTTCAGGAGAAAAGAAAAGAACTTGGTCTTTTTGCGGAAATAGATGTAATAACCAATACCGAGAGAGAGAAAAAAGAAATGCTAATCCCGGCTTCGTGTTTTGTTCTATTTTAGGCAAAATATGAGGTATAAAGTACTACTTAAATACTATAAAACGGAGTGAGGTTCTTTTGCAAGAATAAGTTGACAGATTAATAAGAGAAAATTTTATGACATTAATGTGCGCCCTTAGCTCAATTGGATAGAGCATCTGACTACGGATCAGAAGGTTGGGGGTTCGACTCCCTTAGGGCGTGCCACTTTTTTCTTGCCAGCAGTTGCTGGCTTTTTTTTGTGGATTAATTATGGCAATGAAACGAAAAATCAAGAACAGATGGAATAATATTATCCTGATTTTCAGGATGATGTTGCGGTATTGGCATTATATGCTTGCTGGTTTCATAAGTATGTTGCTTTTTGCTCTTTTTAATGGAGTGAGCGTAACTTTAGTTATTCCCCTGTTTGATTATGTGTTCAAGCCAAATAAAATCAATTTGTTATACACCGATTTCAGCAGTTTTCTTGTAGCTTTAGGAGAGATGCTAAAACAGCATATTAGTTCTTCCGGCGGTTTTTTCCCGGCAATTCAAAATTATAGTGCCTTATGGGAAGATGCTAAAGTCCTAATGCTGCAAACGGATTCCCTTTCTTTATTGTATTTATTATGTATAGCGGTTTTTTTAGTTATCCTTTTCAAGAATGTCTTTTATCTCTTACACAAGATATTTTTCAATTCCGTAAGAGGAAGAACGATTCGCGATATACGCAATTATATGTTTTCCCGTTACTTAAATCAGTCCTTAACTTTTTTCAGTCGTCACCGTATTGGGGATGCTATTGTCCGAATGGTAGGTGATGTAGAAATTGTCAGTGAACAGCTAATCAATTCCTTTGTGAATGTAATTCGGGAAGTGATAACGGTACTTGTTTTTGCCCGAATTGCGTATTTATTGAATCCTGTTTTACTTCTATACAGCATTGTTATTTTACCGGTATTTTCTTTAACGATAGGTTTTTTAGGCAAAAAGATAAAAAAATATTCCAAACGCATTCAGGAACAGCTTTCCAATCTCTTCTCTAATGTAGAAGAAGTGCTGAATAGTATGAAAATTGTGCAGGCATTCAGACACGAACAATATGAGAAAAAGAATTTTGAAGCAATCAACAATAAACATTATCATATGTGGTTTAAGGCACAATATTACGGAACTTTGAGCACTCCCATTTCGGAATTAAATACTGCAATTACCGGCATAATAGTAATCATTATTGGTGGGAAAATGATTCTTACCCCGGGCAGCAGTTTTTCTTTGGGTGATTTTACAGCTTTCCTTTTTGCTTTGTTTTCTATGCTGCATCCGCTAAAAGTGATTACTCAGGTCTATACTGATATTAGGAAAGCTCTTGTTTCGCTGGATAGAATTGGCTTGGTACTAAATCAGGAATCCCGCATTCAAGATAAACCTGATGCCATTACCAAAGAGACCTTTGATCGCGAAATAACTTTTGAAAATGTAACTTTTGGCTATAAAGAAACCAAACCGGTGCTCAAGAATTTTAGCTTAACGATTCCTAAAGGAAGTAAAGTTGCTTTTGTCGGTGCCAGTGGTGGTGGAAAAACAACCATTGCCAACCTAATGAATCGCCTTTATGATGTTACTTACGGAGCCATTAAAATAGATGGAATAGATATAAGAGATATTAAATTGGATAACTTACGCAAGTTCTTCGGTGTTGTAACTCAGGATTCCATTCTCTTTTCCAAATCCATCAAGGAAAATATTGCTTACGGAAGCCAGGACGAGGTTAGCGACGAACAAATCATTAAAGCCGCCCAAATTGCTAATGCGGAAGAATTTATCAATGAAATGCCGAATAAATATGATGAAGTTCTCGGCAGCAAAGGTTCTGACCTTTCCGGAGGACAAAAACAACGACTTTGCATCGCGCGTGCCATTGTTGGAGACCCTCCTATTTTAATTTTTGATGAGGCAACTTCTGCACTTGATACGGATTCCGAACAGAAAGTGCAAATGGCAATTGATAAGGCAACTCAAAACAGAACCGTTATCCTAATTGCTCATCGCCTTTCTACAATTCTTAAGGCGGATAAAATTGTTGTTTTGGAAAAGGGGAAAATTGTAGGTATGGGCACACATCAGGAATTAATGCAAAATTGTCCTCGCTATCAGCATCTCTATAATTTA
Protein-coding regions in this window:
- a CDS encoding PorV/PorQ family protein, with the translated sequence MKKLLFVCLLIIPSVLLLAVFDDYQPSAIARGMGGAYTAVSKDANAIFFNPAGLINTTFSAKLSFSQLYNQDFSELKTVALGYKLPKNLGTVAIGARAMDVDFEDVNLMSEQVYSLAHSFILLEDIHSRISFGYTGNLYLLSMDGEDDDTALGIDLGALAVLHSRTHIAFAVTNINKATMGDENQIDLPSKLALGIAYIPYEKVTTSIEVKKDFAKETEFMGGVEAHLLEPLAIRFGVHQNPATYNAGLSIYIQNLEVDYSFTYHSVLPGTHYFSLGYKFK
- a CDS encoding ABC transporter ATP-binding protein, with the protein product MAMKRKIKNRWNNIILIFRMMLRYWHYMLAGFISMLLFALFNGVSVTLVIPLFDYVFKPNKINLLYTDFSSFLVALGEMLKQHISSSGGFFPAIQNYSALWEDAKVLMLQTDSLSLLYLLCIAVFLVILFKNVFYLLHKIFFNSVRGRTIRDIRNYMFSRYLNQSLTFFSRHRIGDAIVRMVGDVEIVSEQLINSFVNVIREVITVLVFARIAYLLNPVLLLYSIVILPVFSLTIGFLGKKIKKYSKRIQEQLSNLFSNVEEVLNSMKIVQAFRHEQYEKKNFEAINNKHYHMWFKAQYYGTLSTPISELNTAITGIIVIIIGGKMILTPGSSFSLGDFTAFLFALFSMLHPLKVITQVYTDIRKALVSLDRIGLVLNQESRIQDKPDAITKETFDREITFENVTFGYKETKPVLKNFSLTIPKGSKVAFVGASGGGKTTIANLMNRLYDVTYGAIKIDGIDIRDIKLDNLRKFFGVVTQDSILFSKSIKENIAYGSQDEVSDEQIIKAAQIANAEEFINEMPNKYDEVLGSKGSDLSGGQKQRLCIARAIVGDPPILIFDEATSALDTDSEQKVQMAIDKATQNRTVILIAHRLSTILKADKIVVLEKGKIVGMGTHQELMQNCPRYQHLYNLQQGK